The Candidatus Denitrolinea symbiosum DNA window TGGAAAGAACAGTACGAGAAATACCTGAAGCGCATGAGGAAACCGCAGCAGGCCATTGTGGTGATCGCACGCAAGTTGCTGGTGACGGTGTGGCATGTGCTGACGAAGGAAGAAAAGGACGAGCATGTCAGCGAGGAAGACCTGGCCTACAAGATGCTGGTGTTGTCGTGGGACATGGACGAAAGCGCGCGCCTGGGATTGACCTACAAACAGTTCGCCAAATATGCCTTGTTGAAGTTGGGCGTCGAGACCGACATCACGCGCTTTGTGCGGAAGGATGTGCCGCGTCGGGTGGCCTCCAACGCCGAGACGCTGGCGCGCATGGCCGAGTTGGGTCTCAGCCTGTAAGCGGAAGAACGGCGCGTTCCCGCCAGGGTTGGTTCTGGTAAAATGGGCTCACCCCCCAGGAAACGGGAACGGCGTCTTTTCACCGCTGTTCTCGTTTTCATTTGCGGGGGGACTTCCAAAATCGGACATCGAGCAGAAGCGGATATTCCCCGATTCCGAAAGATGAGTTCGGGGACGGCGAAGCGTTCCCTAAAAAAGGAAAACCCCGGCGGGAAATAAAAAAACGGCCGCCCGCGCAGCCGTGACAGATCGTCTAAAAATTGATTTCCCAAATTGCATCCCAAAGACTTGACACTGCAAGTAATCGGTACCTGCGTGTGGGTGGGCGTGGACAATGTTTGGGAGCAGGAAAAACTCGAAGCCAGAACAATGCTCCTAAACCGCGCAGAATCCCACACGTCAGGTGCACCACGAAAGAGCGGGGGCTCATTTTTCACGCCAGAAACCGTCTGTCTGTATGCGAAGTATACTCTGAAAAGACAGAACGACAAGCCGTACAAAGCAGTGGAGGTATGCCGAAGAGGCGTCCCCGAGGTGCACCGTGGTTGCCGGTCCAATTGATTTATACACTGGAGGCGAGGGGGTGTTTCGCGAAGACCCCGATGAGGAAGCTAATCCCCGTAAATGACCGGGTTCTGTCCATCCCAAAAAAAAGGAGTAGAAGGATGAAGCAGAGAAAAAGTAAACGAACAAAGGGGATGGAGGAAGCGCGACCCTTTGAAGGGTTGAGCAAGGTGAATCAGAATGCGGCCGGAGTGGACATCGGAGCGACGGAGATCGTGGCATGCGTGTCGGGAGGCGATGAAGTTCAACTGGTGAAAGGATTTGGGAATTACACGGTGGATTTGAAAGCCATCGCGCAGTGGTTCCATGAGCGCCAGATCAAGACAGTCGCAATGGAGAGCACGGGCGTGTACTGGATTCCGTTGTTTGAAGAATTGGAGCGGCAGGGCTTTGAGTGCCTGCTAATTAGTTCACGCTCATTGCGCAAAGTAGCTGGGCAGAAGACGGACGTGGAAGATGCGCAGTGGATTCAGACCTTGCACAGTTATGGACTGCTGAAAGGATCGTTCCGACCGCAGGGCGATCTGGTGGCGTTGCGGACATTGCTGCGGCACCGCAATCAATTGGTGGAACATCGCGCGCCTCATATTCAGCACATGCAGAAAGCGCTGTTGCAGATGAATGTGCAGCTTTCCCAGGCGGTGACGGATGTGACGGGCGTGACGGGGCAAAAGATCATCCGAGCGATTGTGTCGGGGGAACGGAACCCGGAGGCGCTGGCAGCATTGCGCGAGCCGGGCTGCAAGCACAGCGTGGAAGAGATCGAAAAGGCGCTGACGGGGACATGGCGGGCAGAGCATCTCTATGTGTTGAAACAGAGTGTGGAGATTTATGATTTCTACACGGAACAGATCGCAGCCTGCAATGATGAAATCGAGCGGCATTATGGGGTGACGCGCCCGGAGTGGGAGACGGGCGAACTGGCGGCGTGGAAGGCGAAGAAGAACAACTCGCACAGCAAGAATGCGCCGCAGAACCAGGAGGAAATCCGCAAACACTTGAAACGGATCAGCGGGGTGGATCTGAGCGTGGTGAATGGCTTTGGGGTGTCGCTGGCGCAGACAGTGATCATGGAAGTGGGGACGGACATGTCGAAATTTCCGAGTGAAAAGCATTTCTGCGCCTGGCTGGGACTGGCGCCCAAGCACGATATTACCGGCGGCAAGGTGTTGAGTAACAGAACGATCAAGACCAGGAACCGCGCGGGACAGGCATTCAGAATGGCGGCGCAATCGGTGAAAAAAGCGAACAACCCCTTTGGGCTGCTGTATCGGCGGTTGCGGACGCGCCTGGGACCGGCCCAGGCGACAGTGGCAGCCGCGCATGCGATTGCGCGGGTGGTCTACAAAATGCTGAAGTACAAAGTGGAGTTTGATCCGTTGAGCGTGAACGAATATCAGGCGAAGTATGATGAACAGCAAGTGAAGTATATGAGGAAGCGGGCGGCCAGACTGGGCTACCAACTGACGCCTGCATAATGTGGCGGAACAGCGCCCTAATTGGCGTCTGGCAGCCAGACGCCTGCTTTGCATTTAATCCCCGGTCGGATATTCGACGATTGTATGACTTGGAAGGGAAGATCGAGCTTGTCTTCCCCAAAAGAGCGCCTCGGATGATGACATCTGAGGCGCTCGTGATGGGACGGTTTCTGAGGACGCTTTGTTAGCCCGTTTTATTCTTGGATAGAGAAATTTGAAATCACAGCATTTATTTTAGCATTTTCTGCAACTCTATAGCCAATCCAAAAAAATGGCGAATCAGGCAAAGCCAAATTCGATGCTACTTTTGCACCATTGAGATATATGTCAAATGATAATTTATTTAATTGGAATTCTAAAGTGTCAACTGAACCAATCTTGTAATTATTAATGGTATCTCTTCCATATTCAACAACAGAAGTGCCTTGAACAACATATATTTTTGATTCTGTTAGACGATAAAAGATAAACTCTCCCGCAGTTAACCATCCATCAGATGTCCCAACTCCAAAAGCCAAATTATTATTTTCTCCCGTTGCAAAGTTATCAATTTTCACATCAAACTTAATGCTACTTGTTTCAAGAACAGACATAGACATTGTTCCTGATACTGGTGGTTTATTTTGTATGGAGATAAATAAATTTCCGTCTGCTACCTTAAATCCATTATCTGATAAATCCCAACAATTACCTGCTATCTTGCGGGATTTGCTAAAAGGAGTTGGCGTCCAAATATCTGAATTTATACAATCATTTTCAAAAAAAGAAACGGACATTGGCGAAGGCGTATCAGTTATTGAAAGTATGGGTTGTGGAGATGCTGTGAAAGTGGGTGATTCTATAATAGGCGTTGCTGTAACAGATGTATCAGGTGATTGCTCTGGGATTTGTAAAGTTAATAAATATATGCCAGCGCCAATAAGTATGACGCCAACAATAAACGCTAGTTTCCTATTAGATGGCGGTTTTATGTCAATAATAATAGGCTTCTTGATAGTTGCTATTGCAATAAATATAAATATAGCCCCCAAAAATATAAGTAGGGTTGATGCGGGAGTATTTATCAATGCTGCGATGACTTCCATAATTGATTCCTTGTTGGGACGGGACGGGCTAACGGCAAGTGTTAGCGGCAGGCGGGGTATTGGCAGAGAA harbors:
- a CDS encoding transposase translates to MKQRKSKRTKGMEEARPFEGLSKVNQNAAGVDIGATEIVACVSGGDEVQLVKGFGNYTVDLKAIAQWFHERQIKTVAMESTGVYWIPLFEELERQGFECLLISSRSLRKVAGQKTDVEDAQWIQTLHSYGLLKGSFRPQGDLVALRTLLRHRNQLVEHRAPHIQHMQKALLQMNVQLSQAVTDVTGVTGQKIIRAIVSGERNPEALAALREPGCKHSVEEIEKALTGTWRAEHLYVLKQSVEIYDFYTEQIAACNDEIERHYGVTRPEWETGELAAWKAKKNNSHSKNAPQNQEEIRKHLKRISGVDLSVVNGFGVSLAQTVIMEVGTDMSKFPSEKHFCAWLGLAPKHDITGGKVLSNRTIKTRNRAGQAFRMAAQSVKKANNPFGLLYRRLRTRLGPAQATVAAAHAIARVVYKMLKYKVEFDPLSVNEYQAKYDEQQVKYMRKRAARLGYQLTPA